One Carcharodon carcharias isolate sCarCar2 chromosome 24 unlocalized genomic scaffold, sCarCar2.pri SUPER_24_unloc_2, whole genome shotgun sequence genomic window carries:
- the LOC121273511 gene encoding probable G-protein coupled receptor 139, protein MERPIILRIKDIYYPVLVAIGTPVNLLTIVTLCRGNCHLSISISIHMVAMAVVDLLATLVYRIAHQILRERFSYSFLSCTVIFKLMLYMTCTNVGLSMSFTVCFTFDRFVAICCEKLKTRYCTERTAFIVIIIVSVLMCLENIPFWFAFEHKKVINNIQWGFSPNVAFFRSPVGGAYFRLQSVLVSLVPFAFILLCNCLTVRRIVVTNTARKTLRTPRTGNQRDPELENRRKSIILLLAMSANFILLSLTSVVSQWTDALVLRIQPEYADAAFIANESGYMLTQLKSCINTCIYAASQRKFREELINVVKSQWKFILSLVKI, encoded by the exons ATGGAACGGCCAATAATTCTACGGATCAAGGATATTTACTATCCCGTGCTCGTAGCCATTGGTACTCCTG TGAACCTTTTGACAATAGTGACCCTCTGCAGAGGAAACTGCCACCTTTCCATAAGTATCTCCATTCATATGGTGGCCATGGCGGTAGTGGATCTACTGGCCACACTCGTCTATAGAATTGCTCATCAAATTCTCAGGGAACGCTTTTCATATTCCTTCCTCTCCTGCACTGTAATTTTCAAACTTATGCTCTACATGACTTGTACCAACGTTGGTTTGTCCATGTCGTTTACAGTCTGCTTCACATTTGACCGGTTTGTAGCTATATGTTGTGAGAAACTGAAAACCAGGTATTGCACAGAGAGAACTGCGTTCATCGTCATCATAATTGTTTCTGTGCTAATGTGTTTAGAGAACATCCCTTTTTGGTTTGCATTTGAAcataaaaaagtaattaacaatATTCAATGGGGTTTCAGCCCCAATGTGGCCTTTTTCAGATCGCCTGTAGGCGGAGCCTATTTCAGATTACAAAGTGTTCTAGTTTCATTGGTTCCTTTTGCATTTATATTACTGTGTAATTGTTTAACGGTCAGACGCATTGTAGTAACCAATACTGCCCGCAAGACACTCCGGACTCCCAGGACTGGGAATCAGCGTGATCCAGAGTTGGAGAACCGAAGGAAATCCATTATTTTGCTGCTCGCCATGTCGGCCAATTTTATATTGTTGAGTCTGACATCAGTGGTGAGTCAGTGGACTGATGCCCTGGTCCTACGTATCCAACCAGAATATGCAGATGCTGCATTTATTGCCAATGAGAGCGGATATATGCTCACCCAGTTGAAGTCTTGTATAAACACGTGCATTTATGCAGCGTCACAAAGGAAGTTCAGGGAAGAACTCATTAATGTTGTGAAATCTCAATGGAAATTTATTCTGTCGTTGGTTAAAATATGA